GTCGTGGGGTGTGCGGTTGTCGAGGTGGCGCACCGACAACAGGCCGGCCCGGCCGGTCGCGTCGATCACGTGGTCGGCGCGGGTGGTGTGCTCCCGGCCCTCGTGGGTCCACTCGACGCCCGCCGCGCGGCCGTCCTCGAAGAGCACCTTGCGGGCCTGGGCCCCCTCGACGACCTCGACGCCCTGGGACGCGGCGTGGCGCAGCAGGACGTCGTCGAAGTCCGCGCGGTCGACCTGCCAGGAGGTCTGGGCGTTGGTGCCGAAGATCTCGGGCCAGTCGACGACCCAGTCGCGCTCGGCGCCCCAGCGCAGCAACAGGCCTTCCTTGACCTGATAGCCGCGTTCTTCCACCTTCTCCAGCGCGCCGGCCAACTCGATGATGGACCGGCAGGACGTCGCCACGGATTCCCCGATGTGGTAGCGCGGGAAATGGGCACGCTCCAGCAGTCTCACGCGCGCGCCCTGGCGGGCCAGCAGCGCCGCGGCAATGGAGCCGGCCGGCCCACCACCCATGACCACGATCTCGGATGCCATCGCTTTCGCCCTTCCCGTTCCCCCGACGGAATTCCACCGCATTCCATGCGTCACGCGCGAGCGCGGGAATTCTTCACAGCGGATGTTTCGCATCGGATTTCTTCGGCCGAATCGACCTTCGCACGACGGGCGGCGCGAATGAACAGGAGGCGATGCGCAGCGCGGGATTACGTATCCGGCGGACTGCGTAATGGGCGATCGGCGAGAGGCGGCCGGTGAGGGGCGGTTCCGGAGCCGGCCCTCAGGCGGTGCCGAAGTCGTCCGTCACGCCGAACACCGCTCCCCAGGGATCGCTCAGCAGTCCCGGGGCGAGGACACGGGCGCCCGCCGCGCGGGCGAGGTACTCGAAGGCGTCGGTGTCGGCCACCCCGAACCGCGGCACCCAGCGTGCGTCCGCCGCCTCCACCGCCTCCTCGGTCTCCGGCCGGGCGCCGCAGACCTCCCGGTAGAAGTCGCCCGACTCACCCGGCCGCGGCGTGTGCAGGGCGGCGCCGGTCAGCGCGCCGGCCTCGTCGACGACCACCACGCCCTCGTCGTGGGCGCCCTGCCACAGCCCGAACGCCGCGCCCAGGGGGTCGACGGCGAGGCTGAGGCGGCCGTTGCCGCCGGCCGGGACGCCCGCCACCACCACGTGGGCGCCGTGCTGTTCGGCCCGGCGTCCCGCGGCGTCGAGGTCCTTCGCCGCGAGGTACACGGTCCAGGCGGAGCCGAAGCGAGGTCCGGCCGGGCTCGGTCCGAGGCCGCCGACGATCTCGCCGCCGAGCAGCACCAGGTGGTAGCCCCGGCCGCCCTCGGGCCGGAACTCCCAGCCGAAGAGGGCCGCGTAGAAGTCCTTGGCCCCGGTGGGGTCGACGCCTACGTGGTCGATCCAGCAAGGAGTTCCGTCAACGTAGGAGGTGCGGCGGGGCACGGCGCGGTTCCCTTCGGGGTGGTCGCGGTCAGTCGTCCGTCGAGCAGGTCGGCGGCCTCTTCGGCGGCGCCCGATTCGGGCAGCAGGAGGCGCATGCGGGGGGTGGTCGCGAAGGCGGGGTCCGACGAGGCGTCCGGGGGCCACACCGAGGCGGCGAAGTTCCAGTCCTCCAGCCGGGATCGCTGCGCGCCCGTGCTGCAGAGCCGGACCAGTGTGGCCGGGCCGAGCCGTTCGCGGATGTCCGCCGTGGTGATCAGCCGCTCCGGGCGGACCATGACGGACGGGCCCGTCAGGGGCGAACAGACCGTTCGTACGTCGCTGCCGGAGCCGTCGGTGAGGCCGGCGGCCCGGGCGGCCTCCAGGGCGGGGCCCCGCAGTTCGAGGGGCAGCTGGTAGGGCAGTGTCTCCCCGGTGACGCGGTCGACGACCAGGTATTGGCCGGAAACCATGCGCCACCCGCGTGCGCCCAGGGCGAGCGCCACGGAGTTTCGCGGCGAACCGATGCCGCCGACCAGCGCGACCACGCCGGCGCCCTTGGCGAGCACGGCGGCCTGGGCGACCGCGTACGGGTGCTCCATGACGGCGAAGGGCGGCAAAACTGGCGGGATTCCGCCTATGCCGTGGTAGGCCCAGCGGCGTAGCACGCGCCCCTCGCCATCGAGCACGCGCACCTCACGCCCTACCTGACCCACCCCGGTGTGCGAGGCGAAATGCAGGCTCAACGCGGTCCGTACCGGCTCCGCCCGTTCCTCGAGCAGATGTCGGCCGAAGTGAAAGGCGAGGTCAGACTCCTCCACCAGCCCCATTACTTGGAGGATCATCCCAAAGAACTCAAGCGTGAATATCGGCATGTCCCTCGCCCCCCGATTTGCTTCCCTTGATCACTTTATACGGGCATCGACAGGCCCATTAAGTGACTAACAGGCCAACAGGTGCTCCAGCAGCAGCGGCGCCACAGCCCACGGCTGTTCGAGAAAGGGCAAATGACCCGCGCCGGAAACCACATGGATGCGACAGCGGGGCACCACCCGGGACAACAAAGCGGCATTGTCGTGGAATACGGGCATGTCGGCGCTGCCGGTCAGTGCGAACGTACAGGCCGTGATCCGCGCCAGGTCCTCCCCGGAGTGCACGTGCGCGCTGAGCCCCGCCATCGCCCCGCTGTCCAACTCGGCCCAGGAGTGGCGGGCCACGACGGACCGCAGCTCGGCGCGGAGCACCGGATGGGCCTCGGTGCCCCGGAAGATGTCCGGCGGCGCCGCCATCCACAGATCGGCCAACAGCTCGGCCGCCTCCGCCCCGCGCATCCGGCGCAACATCAGCATCTCGATGTACCGCTTGCGGGCCGCCGGGTCGGGCGGTCCGCCGGCCGGGGTCGGCGCGCCCACGACGAGGCGGTCGACCTCGCCCGGGTACGCGAGCGCCATCTCCAGCGCGACGGTCGACCCGAAGGACAGGCCCACCCACCGCCGGGCCTCCTGCTCACGGGCCAACCCCATGACACGTGCGGCGAGTTCCGGCATGGTCAGCCCGGAGCGCAGCGCCTCGGAGCCGCCGTGCCCCGGCAGGTCCACGCCGACGTGGCGCAGCCCGGGGAGCAACCGCCACAAGGGCCGCCACAGGGTGGCGTCCATGGTGTAGCCGTGCACCCACAGCACGGTGGGGCCGCTGCCGTAGGTCAGGGTGCGCAGCCCGTCGTACGCGCCCTCCCGCTCGCCGGGCAGCGGCTCGCAGGAGACGTGGCGCCCGTCGTCGCCGCCGGACCCGCCGATGCGGCCCCCAGGGTGATCGGCGCCGGTCGCCGTCCCGGGCTCTGTCACGATGCCTCCCCGTCGCCGAGTTCGGCGAAGCCCGCGCAGAACTCCCGGTACGCGACGACGGCCGCGTCGGCCGCGTCGTAGCGGGGCGTCACCCGCGGGTTGAGGTGCTCCCAGACGGTGATGTCCTCGGCGAGGGCCCGCTCGCTGCCGGCGACCAGCATGGGCAGCTGGTTCTCGCGGCCTTCGCGCACGCCGACGGCGACCCGGGCGACACAGCCCCCGCGCCCGTCGGGCACGGCGCCGGTGACGATGACGTGCACCTCGTCGGCGGGCCCGAACTCGGTGACGACGACACCGGGGCTGTACGCACGCGCGTGGAAGCGCGGAACGTACGGCTGCGCCGCCGCACCGCGGCCGGCCCAGGGCGAGGCCGACATCGGGAACTCCCCGTCCATCACCAACTCGCCGTGTACACCGGTGGAATGCCTCATGCCGCGGATCCGGTGGACTTTGTGCAGCGCCGTGAAGTGGTCGGTGTCGAAGGCGTTCTCGACGATGAGGTCCGCGGCCGCGGCCACTGGCCGCTCCACCGCCTTGACCAGCGGCATCGAGTCGGCCAGCTCCTTCAGTACGGTGCGCAAGCCGCGGTCGTCGTCCGGCCCGTCGGTGAGGCGCACGAAGACGGCGTCGCCGCATTCGACGACCTCGTGCTCGCGCACCCAGGGCCGGCCGCCCTCACCCGAGGGCTGCCCCAGCCGGATGCGCCGCCCGTGGAAGGGGCACACCAGGCAGCCGCCCTCCACCCGGCCGCCGTGGCCGAGATGGGCGCCGCGGTGCGGGCAGTCGGCGTCGTGGACGCGGAGCCGGCCTTCCGTGCGCACGGCCACCAGACGGCGCCCGCCGATGTCCAACGGCACCACCTCGCCGTCCAGTTCGGACGCGAAGGCGGCCAGGTACCACCCCGAATGGACGTTCAAGGACATCGCTTCCCCGCCTCCAGAACTTCCTGTGCGGCGCGCCGACCGTCGGCGTACGCGCCCTGTAGCCACGGCAGTGCCCGCCCGGTCACGGCGGCCTCCCCCGCGAAGAACAGCCGCCCGCCCGGCCCGTGCAGGGGACGGGCCCA
Above is a window of Streptomyces sp. NBC_01426 DNA encoding:
- a CDS encoding alpha/beta fold hydrolase → MTEPGTATGADHPGGRIGGSGGDDGRHVSCEPLPGEREGAYDGLRTLTYGSGPTVLWVHGYTMDATLWRPLWRLLPGLRHVGVDLPGHGGSEALRSGLTMPELAARVMGLAREQEARRWVGLSFGSTVALEMALAYPGEVDRLVVGAPTPAGGPPDPAARKRYIEMLMLRRMRGAEAAELLADLWMAAPPDIFRGTEAHPVLRAELRSVVARHSWAELDSGAMAGLSAHVHSGEDLARITACTFALTGSADMPVFHDNAALLSRVVPRCRIHVVSGAGHLPFLEQPWAVAPLLLEHLLAC
- a CDS encoding VOC family protein, giving the protein MPRRTSYVDGTPCWIDHVGVDPTGAKDFYAALFGWEFRPEGGRGYHLVLLGGEIVGGLGPSPAGPRFGSAWTVYLAAKDLDAAGRRAEQHGAHVVVAGVPAGGNGRLSLAVDPLGAAFGLWQGAHDEGVVVVDEAGALTGAALHTPRPGESGDFYREVCGARPETEEAVEAADARWVPRFGVADTDAFEYLARAAGARVLAPGLLSDPWGAVFGVTDDFGTA
- a CDS encoding Rieske 2Fe-2S domain-containing protein gives rise to the protein MSLNVHSGWYLAAFASELDGEVVPLDIGGRRLVAVRTEGRLRVHDADCPHRGAHLGHGGRVEGGCLVCPFHGRRIRLGQPSGEGGRPWVREHEVVECGDAVFVRLTDGPDDDRGLRTVLKELADSMPLVKAVERPVAAAADLIVENAFDTDHFTALHKVHRIRGMRHSTGVHGELVMDGEFPMSASPWAGRGAAAQPYVPRFHARAYSPGVVVTEFGPADEVHVIVTGAVPDGRGGCVARVAVGVREGRENQLPMLVAGSERALAEDITVWEHLNPRVTPRYDAADAAVVAYREFCAGFAELGDGEAS